In Rutidosis leptorrhynchoides isolate AG116_Rl617_1_P2 chromosome 2, CSIRO_AGI_Rlap_v1, whole genome shotgun sequence, one genomic interval encodes:
- the LOC139889409 gene encoding uncharacterized protein yields MLVKAPHNPIDEPRKKFKRFQESARKDIERAFGVLQGRFAMLKTPSRSKDFNKIRRHTYACIVLHNMIQENNGFAIGRREERMIERNPPRRLQRDLRDRDARVKEIRDKQVHQQLEADLTEHVWNLSPYFRSANNNE; encoded by the coding sequence ATGTTGGTAAAAGCGCCTCATAATCCAATTGACGAACCACGTAAAAAATTTAAACGTTTTCAAGAAAGTGCAAGGAAAGATATTGAGCGTGCATTTGGAGTATTACAGGGTAGATTTGCAATGTTAAAGACTCCGTCGAGATCTAAAGacttcaacaaaattagaagacataCGTATGCTTGTATTGTATTACATAACATGATTCAAGAAAATAACGGTTTTGCTATTGGAAGAAGAGAAGAAAGAATGATAGAAAGGAACCCACCACGAAGGTTGCAACGGGATTTGAGGGATCGAGATGCAAGGGTTAAGGAAATAAGAGACAAGCAAGTTCACCAACAATTAGAGGCAGATTTAACCGAGCACGTTTGGAACTTATCACCGTATTTTCGGTCcgctaataataatgagtaa